DNA from Vitis vinifera cultivar Pinot Noir 40024 chromosome 19, ASM3070453v1:
AGCACCTATGCCAACagcattattttttctttttgatccAATAGAATGATTGCCATCTTTTTCTGTGCctgcattttctttctcttctgtGTCCTTGTGACCTTTTCCATCTTCTAGCTTATTGTGGCCTCTCTCTCCTCCTATACCATTTCCagctttcttttcttcttcttcttcttcttcttcaagttTTGCATTCTTTTCAATGGTTTTACTCTTATATAGGGAGGAAATTGGGATCTTATCTTCACTATCACTCTCCAACACGAGGACACCAGCACTACCTTTGGCAATATTTTGTTGCAAACTAATGTCATCATCAGATTCACTCAACTGGTACTTCTTCTTAAGTCTTCGGTGGCTGCTCTTCCCGTTGTTGGTTTTTTTACCATCCAATTTCTCCTCAAGCAAAACTGGAATCAGAATAACCAAAAGTTCAAAAAGCAAACACCTCAGAACAATGGCAATTTAATAACCCTAAATGCTCTTATCTAAATAAAATGCCCAATAAACATTTAGGACAAATGGTATACATGAAATGAAAACAACAATAGAATGGAAATGAATCATGCTGAAGGATATCCAAAATCAATTCATTAAGTGTGCAATCCCAATGCAAACTGATCTGATCATGCTATCTAACTACATAAaagtcaaattcaaaattttttgttccTGCATGTTCAATTAAACAACCTATTAGAACCAATTATAGAATTGCTCTAAACAGTCTCAAAAACAAGCTAAAAATGATCCACAAGATGATAGATATTGGAAAAGGCCATTGCACACTGTTCCAACACTTGGGAGGGACAAATTGGATATGGTTCTAACTCCTAACCTCCAGCCTTTTTTGCACAAAGGCTGCTCAAAAGAATAAAACCTCTAGGCTAGGAAGTCAAAAGTTTACCATCATACATAACAGAGGATATCGACTTAAATTATCAATCACAATTAACTTGTAGTATATGACTAAGCACATATAAATACACAAATCACTGgatgatgtaggacaaccctcgGATGGCTACCTACAATTGAATAAGTGGATTaggatttttatcttttagggtttaaggagaggaacaagagataaagtttatcacaatagaataaaatatggaaaaagaagataaggagaagaaGGGATAAAATCCTTAAGAGTCACAATAGGCTTTCTAGGAGCCTCACcaagaagaaaatcaaacagAGTTCTACCATTGAGAATTGCAACACttgcaaaaaaatttataatatttaatcaCCAATCAATACTTTAGTTTACATCAACTAgccttatttataggtttctctaagaaatcTAAAGTCTACTAAGATTCTAATAACCCattatgactctaattctaATGGTCTTATAACCTAATTAGCTACTTATAAtttgactccaacaaatacttatcctaatttaattccaactaaTATTAATCCCAATTTAATTTCAACTAATACTAACCCTCGTCCTCATCACTAGATTAGTTGATACAACattcaattaaatttcatttcttattgGGTGAATTGTAATTGCAATGTTGACCAACATCTAACAAAAATTTGCTACTATATCTATGTATTGTCATTAAAAAGTAATCatgaataaatttattaagaGTGTATTCCACTCTGAAGATCACCTAGACAAGAGTGGAATCCATTAAATCCTAAATTTGTAGCACTCTGAAAGTTGAAAACCAAAGTACATTTGTATCCAATAAGAAATAAGTACATAAAAATCTGGAAAGGTATCAAATAATCCAGtaataataacatataaaacACAACTAATGCTACATTTTCCACAAGTTTTTAATATAAGCCTACAAAATTAATCTTATCTGCCCAACTAGTAGAATTTATAGCTGCAAAATTCAAAAACACATAAAGTGTGAAATATACCCCCATCACTGGAAACTGGTGAAGAAGGGAAAACCTCTAGTTCACCATCATCAATGAAACTATCCTCATAGTCATCTTCTTCACCATGGTCATTAGATTTCTCTGTCTCTGTATCTGCAATATCTTCTCCATAGGATTCTCTTGCCATCATAGTCAAGGAAAAACAGAACAATTTccccacaacaaaattaaagtaaaCAGACAATAGCAACTTAAGTGCATGCTATGATCTTTCTATTGGTTTCTAGGAAGAAAGacataaataaagaatatattttttgaatcttATGATGTATATTGTTCTGGTTCTAAAAAGGCAAATCTCACCTGATCTAAACCAAATATGATCATGCCTGCTTAAGTAGGTGAAAGgctttattttctcaatcaaGTCAATCCAAATAACAAAGGGAAAAAATCCAGCATtcagaaatattttaatttcccTAGTTTTCCTAGGAACCAAGAAGATAcaagaggaaaagaaataagCAAAAGTCTAAATGCATAAGTAAACCAACAAAAGGATACGAGTCCTCATTAAAATTGGAATGCCGGCCATTACCGAGATAATAACCAGTAAGGTGAACACTCCGCGGACCAATAACAGAGAAGATCACTTCTTCAACCTCCTCAAATTCTAAACTCAAAGTGCATGATTCTGTCTTATCAGGCAACAAGCAGCACAAGAGAACAGGACTCTTATTGCCTACATTACACTGTACTAAGCTTTTTTTGCTTGCAGCACCTATCCCCAATGTTGCCTAAAGTGATCACAATACAATTTATCAATTGAAAGGGCAAAAGCCAATATAGAAAACAGTccaaaacttttaaaatttcacACCAAATACAGAAATCAAAGCTACACTAATAACCCTCTCTTTGGTCtgtgagaaagagagaaaatgaaaatataagtaaatTGAATCTTACATTTTATAAGACTAATAATTGTATTGTCAATTTATATCCTTTTCCAACGCTTGCTCAGCAACCAATCAGGGTGTAAGTGGTAGCGGAAAGGAATTGCAAATTTGTTAAAGAAGCATTACCTGGGAAATGTGAAGCCTCCCACGCTggccatcaaatgaatgagtaAAAGGCTTTCCAGGTTTCACTTCAATTCCTGAAAATATAAGAAGGtgatttagaaattttaaaactcattaCATGGTATATATCTAAAAGGTCCTCCCTTTGGCTGCCAAGAAAATATgggaaaggaaaatgaaaaataaataaataaatcagaaatctgaatcttaaatttttcatcatttgggTCAGATAAAATAAAACCCTCCACCCAAGTCAGCCTAACACAACCAAACAGCTAAGGGTGAATTTTCAACATTTGAAATCCAAACCAAAACCATACATAAGTTTTCAAAACcttgtttttctccttttccaCATATTCTCTCGGCCGTCAAacagcacaaaaaaaaaaaaaaaaaaaaacaagaagcaaaCTTCAGTTTCTTCCTTGGTGATgcaacataaaatagaaaaaagaagaagaaacaacagaaagagaaagaaaggatATTTAATAGAATCATAGAAGAAACTGAAGAAAtggtctgtttggttgctgagaaaagaagagaaaatgagaagaaaatatgaaattaaatgaaCTTCAATGATTATGAATGAAATCCTTGTAATTTCTTGGCTTTTCTCTGTTACCAAACTCAATGGAAAAGGAAAACTAACCCCAGAAAGCCATTTCCGAGAGGAAAATGTTCCAAGACTAAAACCCTAGACCAAGCTGCGCTTGGCTGCGACCCATAAACCCTATATAAGAGGGCTGGATGGCGACGCGCTGTTAGCAAGACGATTTGTTTCCTGCTGTTTAGGGTAGCAATTCGAATGCGCGGGAAGGTTAACAGCTTACaatcctctctttttcttttttggaaaataaatttggacGCTCATCAGATCAATGCCCTGGTTATCATTTTTTCCAAAgtagttttctaatttttaaaattaaaaaaaatacaaaaatactttttttattaaaaaataattttctatttttaaaaataaaaaaaagtgatgtttttaaataatatttttttaattattttcacttatttttttaaagattgttttaaaaaaattattgaataaaaataaaatattatgaataaaaaatatttttaaaacatatttaaaaatatgaaaaataggtttaaaatattttaaatttccaaaccaattattttttttacaaaacatcaaaaaataattttcaaaacgtattaaaaaaaccaaatttcaaaattggtttaaaaaacattttccaacAATGCTTgaaattcttataaaataatactttcaacaataaaaaattattattttaataaaattatatgtttatcaataaataaataatttattaatctatagataaataaatatttactaatttaaaaaaagtattatgTTTGTCTCATATTACTTGTACATTACATGCTCGTATTTATAATAAGtatcttttttaaatatttacatgcTCGTATCTATGTACATTACATGTACGTAGTATGGAAGTAACTTTTTGTGGTGAGGGATTTGAGATCCAAATGAAGCAACATTGAAGGGGACTGAGAGGGAATGGGAAGCGTCATACACCCAATCAATCCCCCTTGAAAACTTTAGAAGTTAGGTTTAGAACCCAAGACATCTTTGAGAGGAATCTTGCCTAACCAGTGGAGcatctcttttttctttatgttaTAAAAAGGCACAAACATGCATACATATAATAGGCTAATAGCatgcatgaaaatatatatattaaaattaaattaaataaaaaaaataccatgTTCTAAAATGAAGAACTCCGAGATGcttcttctattatttttcaagttgaaTCATACTCGACTTGAATTAAATACCTCGCTCATGAAGTAAatcattgtgttttttttttaattctttataaaagaattaaaatggtgatttgcaatagaaaataaaaaaataaaaaaggttgtCAGAGTTATAAACTACTATAAGCAATCTTGATTCTTATGCATAAACTAGgttagaaatatttaaaatattaaatacctttcttatgaaaaaggttttttaaGTGTTAACTTAATTCCAAAGCTATGTGCAAAACTCAGAGTGatagaataataatataaaCTATCTTCGGGAAAAAAcaagggacaattgtgttttcaacccatatagggtttataattaagataaggtcctccaaccacccataattaatgataaggatatgggataataattgacaaaaatactcatttaactcatttttgtctttattctactacttgccactattttttcttatttaaccatttttttatttttcattatttttttaattcttttataaataattgaaaaattaacattatttttatttttaaattacaaataaaaaaattatattaatgattcaaagactattttggaaactactttctaaaaaaaattattaatttaaataaataaaaattatcttttacatttatttttatattttacattttagaagtaaatagtttaatgattaaaataccatttaaaataaatatattcactattttaatttttttatactaaaaagtattttaaagtttatttttactattataaaataaaaagtttaatttttttaaatattttttcttcattattttaataactttttgaacataactttttagtaataagttacaTGAAAtgttacaatattttttttttaaatattagtattatttgtttgttgtaacttgtaaattaaatatcatcaaatattattgtaGACCCCTTTTGAAGTGAGGGGGCCCGGGAGAATGATTCTCTCATTTTCATTACATTTGTGGAAGAATGGGGGGACCTCCCCATGCATGAGACCAGCCGCATGGATAACTGGCCAAAGGCATGGCTGCCCATGAGGGTGGTTGAAAGAAGTCATGCTGGCTGATGGAGAAACATGAGGGTGGGTATAGCTGAGACATGGGGGGTTTTCCAGAGGACGGACGGTGAACGGAGGGAAGGAGGACACACTCTGAAGGGGCAGGCGAGGAGAGAGGGAGCTAAGACCATCTTCACCTAGAAAGTTcatgtcacgacccaaattccgagcgacccaaaatttggcctatgaccccaggtcaaaggtttgaccctaagggtttctCCTATTCCACGTTGGCAGTCAACTAAAacactctgaattttttttttttcacatataagTCCCACTAGGGTTCTCACCaactaacaatattttaaaaccttACACAAACACATCAAGATTTAATAAACATCATTGCATCCCAAAATAAAGTTTCATAAAAATCCTCTTAATCAAACTAAGGTCTTATTACATCATCCATAATTCACTTATTACAAGGTCTCAATGccacaaacacaataaaaaaaaaaataaaacctttccACTAAACCGCTCTAGGggcatcctgaagtcctccctgtcCCATCTGTGGATCCTCAAGAGTGATATATGCatctaaaaagatataaaaatgaaggggtgagcatttccacattgctcagtaaggtgcctaacacccaaagGGTTAATGGGGGAATTTCTATATTTCAATAACCCAAACACAATAGTTtaccaatataaatcaagtcacaCAATTTAACATATAACATTATACTCAAtcccacaacatccaatcattaaatgaatgcatatgaacgtgtgacacacagtcatacaatgctctatcgttctcgggctttcaccgaaggatacgcgtccgcacccaaatatactccccattcggagtcttcccggggtaaacttttgggtctttcaccctagggatctctctcccttcttagttcgcctcacacgggctttcacttttcataactattttatttttttccatttcatacacttttcacaattttttttttcttcatacaaccatgatgcaaatgaatgccacaaactccaaaattccttaataatttcaacaattccaacattttcaataacccaataaaataaaattttcacattaaaattcCTGAAAATATACCAATGAATTTTCGAAAATTCACACATCAATATACTTGAATTTATATcacaatttcagaatttttcaataattctaataattcctaatatttgaaaataactaatttttcacaataaaattaccgcaaatattccaatcaattttcaaaaattcataaatcactGGATTTGAAATCTTGTCCTAATTCCGGAATTTTCCTACATttctaacaatttttaatacttaaaataattatttatcaattacaaagaattccagaaattacaaaaaaatccaGAACAAATCCCAAAGCATTCCAGAAAATTCACCCAAC
Protein-coding regions in this window:
- the LOC100267010 gene encoding peptidyl-prolyl cis-trans isomerase FKBP43, with protein sequence MAFWGIEVKPGKPFTHSFDGQRGRLHISQATLGIGAASKKSLVQCNVGNKSPVLLCCLLPDKTESCTLSLEFEEVEEVIFSVIGPRSVHLTGYYLGNGRHSNFNEDSESYGEDIADTETEKSNDHGEEDDYEDSFIDDGELEVFPSSPVSSDGVLLEEKLDGKKTNNGKSSHRRLKKKYQLSESDDDISLQQNIAKGSAGVLVLESDSEDKIPISSLYKSKTIEKNAKLEEEEEEEEKKAGNGIGGERGHNKLEDGKGHKDTEEKENAGTEKDGNHSIGSKRKNNAVGIGAGPERQSDLPIGSVLHSTELGPENGRKSKKKRKDRSKGVKHLEVDSVNHKNDLKEDKAPQNENKADNMDQNLPERKENQRPNSYKSCDTKVDQLAGDNQSDEKKIKRKRKKSKTQENEGVANMEVPPLSMNKKSGSHLEVKDRNSDANSSQVRMMSNGLVIEELITGKPDGKIACQGKKVSVYYTGKLKDSGQIFDSNIGRAPLKFRLGAGKVIKGWDVGLDGMRVGDKRRLVIPPSMGYGNEGAGDNIPPNSWLVFDVELAGAR